The Cellulophaga sp. L1A9 genome window below encodes:
- a CDS encoding ferritin, which produces MLSKTIENALNHQIKIEAESSQIYLAMACWAEVKGLEGVAGFMYDQSQEERDHMLKLVKFVNERGGHAQISELSAPNVTFNSFKEMFEKLFEHEVFVSGSINELVHISLQEKDYASHNFLQWYVAEQIEEEAMARTILDKINLIGDDKGGLYLFDRDIQQLTITSASIDTPQ; this is translated from the coding sequence ATGTTATCAAAAACGATAGAAAACGCATTAAATCATCAAATAAAAATAGAGGCAGAATCTTCTCAGATCTATTTAGCCATGGCTTGTTGGGCTGAGGTCAAAGGTCTTGAAGGCGTTGCTGGTTTTATGTATGATCAATCTCAAGAAGAGCGTGACCATATGCTAAAACTAGTAAAGTTTGTGAACGAACGTGGTGGTCATGCACAAATATCAGAATTGAGTGCCCCGAATGTAACCTTCAATTCTTTTAAAGAAATGTTCGAAAAATTATTTGAACATGAAGTTTTCGTTTCTGGTAGTATTAATGAATTAGTACACATTAGCCTTCAAGAAAAAGATTATGCTTCTCATAACTTTTTACAATGGTATGTAGCAGAACAGATAGAAGAAGAAGCGATGGCACGCACTATTTTAGATAAAATAAATCTAATTGGCGATGATAAAGGCGGACTTTATCTATTTGATAGAGATATACAACAACTTACAATTACCTCTGCCTCAATAGATACCCCACAATAA
- the metG gene encoding methionine--tRNA ligase: MSENQKNPSRYTITAALPYTNGPIHIGHLAGVYVPADIYSRYLRLIGKDVAFISGSDEHGVAISMKAKKEGITPKEVIDKYHAIIKKSFADFGITFDNYSRTSAEIHHETASEFFKTMYDQGDFIEETTEQLYDPEAKQFLADRFVVGTCPKCGYEEAYGDQCENCGSTLNATDLINPKSTISGAAPTVKETKHWFLPLDRHEAFLKEWILEGHKNDWKPNVYGQCKSWIDDGLKPRAVTRDLDWGIPVPVPGGEGKVLYVWFDAPIGYISSTKEWAAREGKDWEPYWKDENTKLVHFIGKDNIVFHCIIFPSILKAHGGYILPDNVPANEFLNLEGNKLSTSKNWAVWLHEYLEDFPGMQDVLRYTLTANAPETKDNDFTWKDFQARNNNELVAIFGNFINRVVVLSNKYYQGIIPAPAAFSEIDLETLAEIKKYPGIISSSIERYRFREAGQELMSLARLGNKYLADEEPWKVIKQDEERVKTIMFVALQIASALAVLSEPFLPFTSTKLKNILNTSSGDTVNGPTWNDVTTKEVLIPAGHQIGQAELLFSKVEDEAIQAQLDKLEATKKANENANKEVMPQKETITFEDFSKLDIRVGTIIEAEKMPKAKKLLVLKVDTGIDVRTIVSGIAESFTAEEIVGKKVTVLVNLAPRALRGVDSEGMILMTENADGKLVFVNPDTEGVGNGETIN; this comes from the coding sequence ATGTCCGAGAATCAGAAAAATCCTTCTAGATATACAATTACCGCAGCGCTACCTTATACCAATGGCCCAATACATATTGGACATTTGGCAGGAGTGTATGTTCCTGCAGATATTTATAGTAGATATTTACGCCTTATAGGTAAAGATGTTGCTTTTATATCTGGAAGTGATGAACATGGTGTTGCAATTTCCATGAAGGCAAAGAAAGAAGGTATTACCCCCAAAGAAGTGATTGATAAATATCATGCAATTATTAAAAAATCTTTCGCTGACTTCGGAATTACTTTTGACAACTATTCTAGAACATCGGCAGAAATACATCATGAAACCGCATCTGAGTTTTTTAAAACGATGTACGATCAAGGCGATTTCATTGAAGAAACAACCGAACAATTATACGATCCAGAAGCAAAACAATTTTTAGCAGACCGCTTTGTGGTAGGCACATGTCCTAAATGTGGGTATGAGGAAGCCTATGGTGACCAATGTGAAAACTGCGGTTCTACGCTAAATGCTACGGATTTAATTAATCCTAAATCAACTATTTCCGGTGCTGCACCCACCGTAAAAGAAACCAAACACTGGTTTTTACCTTTAGATCGTCACGAAGCATTTTTAAAAGAATGGATCTTAGAGGGACATAAAAATGATTGGAAACCAAATGTATACGGACAATGTAAATCTTGGATTGATGACGGACTTAAACCAAGAGCGGTAACACGCGATTTGGATTGGGGAATTCCTGTTCCCGTACCAGGCGGTGAAGGCAAAGTATTATACGTTTGGTTTGATGCACCTATTGGATACATTTCTTCTACCAAAGAATGGGCAGCGAGAGAAGGAAAAGATTGGGAACCGTATTGGAAAGATGAAAACACCAAACTGGTACATTTTATAGGAAAAGATAATATTGTATTTCATTGTATTATTTTCCCTAGTATCTTAAAAGCGCACGGCGGATATATATTACCGGATAATGTGCCTGCTAACGAATTTTTAAATCTAGAAGGCAACAAATTATCTACGTCTAAAAACTGGGCAGTTTGGTTGCATGAATATTTAGAAGATTTTCCAGGTATGCAAGATGTGCTGCGTTATACCTTAACAGCTAATGCCCCAGAAACAAAAGATAATGATTTTACCTGGAAAGATTTCCAAGCCAGAAACAACAATGAGTTGGTGGCCATTTTCGGTAATTTTATAAACCGTGTTGTAGTATTAAGCAACAAATATTACCAAGGAATTATTCCTGCGCCTGCAGCATTTTCAGAAATTGATTTAGAAACGCTAGCGGAAATAAAAAAATATCCTGGAATTATTTCCAGTTCTATTGAACGGTATCGATTTAGAGAAGCGGGTCAAGAACTAATGAGTTTAGCGCGTTTAGGGAACAAATATTTGGCAGACGAAGAACCATGGAAAGTTATCAAGCAAGATGAAGAGCGTGTAAAAACGATCATGTTTGTAGCGCTACAAATCGCTTCTGCATTAGCAGTATTAAGTGAACCTTTCTTGCCTTTTACATCCACGAAATTAAAAAACATATTAAATACGAGTTCTGGCGATACTGTAAATGGTCCCACTTGGAATGATGTTACCACAAAAGAGGTTTTAATTCCTGCAGGCCATCAAATTGGGCAAGCAGAATTACTATTTTCAAAAGTAGAAGACGAGGCCATACAAGCACAATTAGATAAATTAGAAGCTACTAAAAAAGCGAATGAAAACGCAAATAAAGAAGTTATGCCACAAAAAGAAACCATCACTTTTGAAGATTTTTCAAAATTAGATATTCGCGTCGGTACCATCATCGAAGCAGAGAAAATGCCAAAAGCAAAAAAACTATTAGTTTTAAAAGTAGACACAGGTATTGATGTGCGTACTATAGTTTCCGGTATTGCAGAAAGCTTCACCGCAGAAGAAATTGTTGGTAAAAAAGTTACTGTTTTGGTAAATCTTGCTCCAAGAGCTTTACGTGGTGTAGATAGTGAAGGAATGATTTTAATGACCGAAAATGCAGATGGTAAATTAGTTTTTGTTAATCCTGATACTGAAGGTGTTGGTAATGGAGAAACCATAAATTAA
- a CDS encoding DUF1501 domain-containing protein — protein MCDTHNKTPHKGIEHEGHDLEHKAWSRRSFLQAMGLAGSGSILLGSNFVSASAPSPLANAIADTETDKIVILIRLAGGNDGLSTVIPIEQYDLYANARPNIYIPESKILRLTDDFGVPTYMKSLESMWGEGQFKAVHGVGYGNQSLSHFTGDDIFSNTDLTTSGFSGERTGWMGRHFEDIYEDYLINPPESPAAIQIGQYGSLVFQGNETNYAFVTSNIDQLEKIAETGEQYAIADPTNTIFGDCMYGDQLRFLRGVANTTYEYSGSIHAAFERGEALRCVEYQDNSFAKQLKILASLIKGNLGTKVYMISMGGFDTHGNQPLIHEQLMSNLSIAINDFYEDLKCTNQDDKVLSMTYSEFGRRIFENGSNGTDHGKAAPTLFFGSGLNGSAFVGEHPSLEDPNERGNLEYTMDFRDLYGTVLAEWLCVDRALVEQHLLGHPYKAINLGFNCSGEVFDDIVYNDGEPIPPTPLDPRPEDPVAEAPTPELLDAIIHKPYYPTDKTPHIYLEMPFTAHVDIQLYNIMGQNVGTVYNEIMTEGSLEINIRERMSNFIASGKYIYRIRVQNKKMSKSVMVA, from the coding sequence ATGTGTGATACTCATAATAAAACTCCCCATAAAGGAATAGAACATGAAGGTCATGATCTAGAGCATAAAGCTTGGAGCAGACGTTCTTTTTTACAAGCTATGGGATTAGCTGGTTCTGGTTCTATTTTACTGGGCAGTAATTTTGTAAGTGCCTCAGCTCCATCGCCATTAGCAAATGCTATAGCAGACACGGAGACTGATAAAATTGTAATTTTAATACGATTGGCTGGTGGTAATGATGGTTTAAGTACTGTTATTCCTATTGAACAATATGACTTGTATGCCAATGCAAGACCTAACATATACATTCCCGAAAGCAAAATATTACGCCTAACAGATGATTTTGGAGTTCCTACCTATATGAAATCTCTAGAATCAATGTGGGGAGAAGGCCAATTTAAGGCAGTACATGGTGTGGGATATGGAAACCAAAGTTTATCTCATTTTACAGGAGATGATATTTTTTCGAATACTGATTTAACCACTTCTGGATTTTCAGGAGAGCGTACCGGTTGGATGGGGAGACACTTTGAAGATATTTATGAAGATTATTTAATAAATCCGCCAGAATCTCCTGCCGCTATTCAAATTGGACAATATGGTAGTTTGGTTTTTCAAGGTAATGAGACCAACTATGCTTTTGTAACAAGTAATATAGATCAGTTAGAAAAAATCGCAGAAACAGGAGAACAATATGCCATCGCAGATCCTACAAATACCATCTTTGGTGATTGTATGTACGGAGATCAATTGCGTTTTTTAAGAGGCGTGGCCAATACCACTTATGAATATTCAGGTAGCATCCATGCAGCATTTGAACGTGGAGAAGCCTTAAGATGTGTAGAATATCAAGACAATAGTTTTGCAAAACAATTAAAGATTTTAGCTAGTTTAATCAAAGGAAATTTAGGTACAAAAGTATATATGATCTCAATGGGTGGCTTTGACACGCATGGAAATCAACCTTTAATTCACGAACAATTAATGTCTAATTTATCTATTGCCATTAATGATTTTTACGAAGATTTAAAGTGTACCAATCAAGATGACAAGGTTTTAAGTATGACCTACTCAGAATTTGGTAGACGTATTTTTGAAAATGGCTCTAATGGTACCGATCATGGTAAGGCAGCACCAACGTTATTCTTTGGTTCTGGATTAAATGGCAGTGCTTTTGTCGGGGAACATCCTTCATTAGAAGATCCTAATGAAAGAGGTAACTTAGAATACACCATGGATTTTAGAGATTTATATGGTACTGTTCTTGCAGAATGGTTATGTGTAGATAGAGCATTGGTAGAACAACATTTATTAGGACACCCTTACAAAGCCATTAATTTAGGCTTTAACTGTAGTGGTGAAGTTTTTGATGATATTGTATATAATGATGGTGAACCTATTCCACCAACTCCACTTGATCCGAGACCTGAAGATCCAGTTGCAGAAGCTCCTACTCCAGAATTGTTGGATGCTATTATACATAAACCCTATTATCCAACAGATAAAACACCACACATCTATTTAGAGATGCCATTTACTGCCCATGTAGATATTCAATTGTATAATATTATGGGACAAAATGTAGGTACTGTTTACAATGAAATAATGACCGAAGGGTCTTTAGAAATTAATATACGTGAGCGCATGAGTAACTTCATTGCCTCTGGAAAATACATTTACAGAATTAGAGTGCAAAATAAAAAAATGAGCAAATCCGTAATGGTTGCTTAA
- a CDS encoding DUF1800 family protein — translation MEYFINCNTAPLSPYTTPLDKQRAEHFYRRIGLSASVATIESAVGQTAESLVNAIINEATSMPESAAPVWADWTRADYPEDNETRSPIVNAQYEEWRQTYTRAILSNNLRDRLSFFWSNHFVTELRKYDAPTYLYHYTNCLQRNAIGNFRTFTSEIGLDNAMLYYLDGVYNNGNNPNENYGRELYELFTLGEGNNYTEDDIIETARALTGYVDRPDIGWSPVNFDPTKFDDTPKTIFGQTASFDYDGVIDNLFTQRPNEISYFICKKLYEFFVHPDSTDQAGNAQVIIDGLAATFRANDFEIAPVLSQLFKSQHFFDDEAIGVIIKSPFDIFLSLINETGFAYTDSIIANMYSTSELLGQEVFNQPGVEGWYRNRQWINNNFMIGRWLSCEMFLELFYTADTEQFFDLAVSLVPNAVSVNNPDDIANALLEKLFPKGIAEDQLQNALDVFRDASLEQYYAPDGDGSWSVYNYADSAKQQLYFLLLHIIRQPEFQLK, via the coding sequence ATGGAATACTTTATAAATTGTAATACCGCTCCGCTTAGTCCTTACACAACGCCATTGGACAAGCAAAGAGCAGAACATTTTTACCGAAGAATAGGACTTAGTGCCTCAGTAGCAACTATTGAAAGTGCCGTAGGTCAAACTGCAGAGTCTTTGGTTAATGCTATTATTAATGAAGCTACTTCTATGCCAGAAAGTGCTGCTCCCGTTTGGGCAGATTGGACACGAGCAGATTATCCAGAAGATAATGAAACTCGGAGCCCTATTGTTAATGCACAATATGAGGAATGGCGACAAACATATACTAGAGCAATTTTATCTAATAATTTAAGAGATCGTTTAAGCTTTTTTTGGAGCAATCATTTTGTTACCGAATTAAGAAAATACGATGCTCCTACTTATTTATACCATTATACAAACTGTTTGCAACGTAATGCTATTGGTAACTTTAGAACGTTTACCAGTGAAATTGGCTTAGATAATGCTATGTTGTACTATTTAGATGGTGTGTATAATAATGGAAACAACCCTAATGAAAATTATGGTCGCGAGCTCTACGAACTATTTACTTTAGGAGAAGGAAACAACTATACGGAAGACGATATTATTGAAACCGCACGTGCGCTTACGGGTTACGTAGACAGACCAGATATAGGATGGTCTCCTGTAAATTTTGATCCAACTAAATTTGATGACACTCCAAAAACAATATTTGGACAGACGGCCAGCTTTGATTACGATGGCGTTATAGACAACCTGTTTACACAACGACCAAATGAAATAAGTTACTTTATCTGTAAAAAATTGTACGAGTTTTTTGTGCATCCAGATTCTACAGACCAAGCAGGAAATGCGCAAGTTATTATAGATGGGTTAGCTGCTACCTTTAGAGCTAATGATTTTGAAATTGCTCCCGTATTATCGCAGTTATTTAAAAGTCAACACTTTTTTGATGATGAGGCCATTGGCGTAATCATCAAAAGTCCTTTTGATATATTCTTAAGCTTAATTAACGAAACTGGTTTTGCTTATACAGATAGTATTATCGCAAATATGTATAGCACCAGTGAACTATTAGGGCAAGAGGTTTTTAACCAACCCGGAGTAGAAGGTTGGTACAGAAATAGACAGTGGATTAATAATAATTTTATGATTGGCCGTTGGTTATCTTGTGAAATGTTTTTAGAGTTGTTTTATACTGCTGATACAGAGCAGTTTTTTGATTTAGCCGTTTCGCTAGTTCCAAATGCTGTGTCTGTAAATAATCCAGATGACATCGCCAATGCCCTTTTAGAAAAATTATTTCCAAAAGGTATTGCAGAAGATCAGTTACAAAATGCATTAGATGTATTTAGAGATGCATCACTAGAACAGTATTATGCTCCTGATGGAGATGGAAGCTGGTCTGTTTACAATTATGCCGACTCTGCAAAACAACAACTTTACTTTTTACTACTCCACATCATTAGACAACCAGAATTTCAATTAAAATAA
- a CDS encoding YraN family protein, with translation MANHNDFGKLGEEQAIKHLEKKGYTILEKNYRYLKAEVDIIARSKDILVIVEVKSRSTGFVAELSDVIHQKKINLLIAAAHQYVTVNDLDVEVRFDIITIIKQKGGLAINHIEDAFYHF, from the coding sequence ATGGCAAATCATAACGATTTTGGAAAATTAGGAGAAGAACAAGCTATAAAACACTTGGAAAAAAAGGGATATACTATACTTGAAAAAAATTATCGCTACTTAAAAGCAGAAGTTGATATTATTGCGAGAAGTAAGGATATTTTGGTAATCGTTGAGGTGAAATCTAGAAGCACTGGCTTTGTTGCAGAATTATCTGATGTAATACATCAGAAAAAAATAAATCTCCTTATTGCTGCGGCACATCAATATGTAACCGTTAATGATTTAGATGTAGAGGTAAGGTTTGATATTATTACGATTATCAAGCAAAAAGGAGGTCTGGCAATCAATCATATAGAAGATGCATTTTATCATTTCTAA
- a CDS encoding aspartate kinase, whose protein sequence is MKTISSVVEHYIKKKPFLQSALAQGIINLTSLSRIVKPEIEAELGKDIRNGAIVMALKRLSDDLEFRATHKIIKVLKNIGEITVRSSLTDFTFLLSDSLLENQRLLLKEVNKDKDVFYTSSRGVNELNIVVSNSLDKTVEALFEGERCTQKAENLSSITVKLPSENVTVPGIYYFIFQRLAWEGIVLYEVISTTNEFTILVDDEHVDIAFKTIKDLKTL, encoded by the coding sequence ATGAAAACAATATCTTCTGTCGTAGAACATTACATTAAGAAAAAACCCTTTTTACAAAGTGCATTAGCACAAGGAATTATTAACCTTACCTCATTATCTAGGATTGTTAAACCAGAGATTGAAGCCGAATTAGGGAAAGATATTCGGAATGGTGCAATTGTAATGGCGTTAAAAAGGTTATCTGATGATTTAGAGTTTAGGGCAACTCACAAAATTATTAAAGTACTTAAAAATATTGGAGAGATTACAGTACGTTCTTCCTTAACTGATTTTACTTTTTTACTTTCTGATAGTCTTTTAGAGAACCAACGTCTGTTGTTGAAAGAAGTGAATAAAGACAAAGATGTTTTTTATACTTCTTCTAGAGGTGTAAATGAATTAAACATTGTAGTAAGCAACAGTCTAGATAAAACTGTAGAAGCATTATTTGAAGGAGAGCGTTGCACTCAAAAAGCAGAAAATTTATCTTCTATTACCGTTAAGTTACCTTCGGAAAACGTAACAGTACCAGGAATTTATTATTTCATTTTCCAACGTTTAGCTTGGGAAGGAATTGTACTTTATGAAGTAATTTCTACTACCAATGAGTTCACCATCTTAGTAGATGATGAACACGTAGATATCGCTTTTAAAACTATTAAGGATTTAAAAACACTTTAA
- a CDS encoding TlpA disulfide reductase family protein, giving the protein MKKIILSLLALFALTVNAQHTISGTFTPAKDYTYLIAYRLKPGTQAYAADTAIKFGKFTLNMPENAEPGMYRLVYAVPQEEYNFDVIYNGKEDIVLDFQTDEGVTYKTSEENSVLNSYLKEINAAEKEIISFYTAQKTNQKEFKSLTKHLAGIQKTYEAKSEGLLAHHFILGNAPYIPESYKTVTDYVTCKKENYFKAIDFKDSILQSSVFLTDKVANYVFTALPLTLSDPKELEKEVIKNVDGVSSQISDLGADFNFHVYNELWNTAVAYNYNTVSDYIYNSYLKNLAVATENTAIKKTIEAHNRLRLGEVAPEITWKSEKEVKKLSALAPAKNYVVIFWSSTCGHCLKELPALHKELRDKSNLTVLAVGLEDEVENWEKESAKLPNFQHAISLGKWDSEYADLYDIHATPTYYILDSEKRIIAKPENDKAAVEFLNKIY; this is encoded by the coding sequence ATGAAAAAAATTATCTTGTCATTACTTGCGTTATTCGCATTAACTGTTAACGCGCAACACACCATATCAGGAACCTTTACCCCTGCCAAAGATTACACCTACCTAATAGCTTACCGATTAAAACCCGGCACTCAGGCTTACGCTGCAGACACCGCAATAAAATTTGGCAAGTTTACGCTAAATATGCCCGAAAATGCAGAACCAGGAATGTATCGATTGGTGTATGCTGTACCACAAGAAGAGTATAATTTTGATGTCATCTACAACGGTAAAGAAGATATTGTTTTGGACTTCCAAACTGATGAAGGTGTCACCTACAAAACATCAGAAGAAAACAGTGTTTTAAATTCTTATTTGAAAGAAATCAATGCTGCAGAAAAAGAAATAATAAGCTTTTATACAGCACAGAAAACAAATCAAAAAGAGTTTAAATCATTAACAAAGCACTTAGCAGGGATACAAAAAACTTACGAAGCGAAATCAGAAGGCCTGCTAGCCCATCATTTTATTTTGGGAAATGCGCCTTATATTCCAGAAAGCTATAAGACTGTAACAGATTATGTTACCTGTAAAAAAGAAAATTACTTTAAAGCTATTGATTTTAAAGATTCTATTTTACAAAGTTCTGTTTTTCTGACGGATAAAGTAGCGAATTACGTTTTCACAGCATTGCCACTTACGCTTTCTGACCCTAAAGAATTAGAAAAAGAAGTTATAAAAAATGTAGATGGAGTTTCCTCCCAAATTAGTGATTTAGGTGCTGATTTTAATTTTCACGTGTACAATGAGTTGTGGAATACCGCGGTAGCTTACAATTACAATACCGTATCTGATTACATATACAATAGCTACCTTAAAAACTTAGCGGTTGCCACAGAAAATACAGCAATCAAAAAAACAATTGAGGCACATAACAGGTTGCGATTAGGCGAAGTAGCACCAGAAATTACGTGGAAATCAGAGAAAGAAGTAAAAAAGCTTAGTGCTTTAGCACCAGCAAAAAATTATGTGGTAATTTTCTGGAGTAGTACCTGCGGTCATTGCTTAAAAGAATTACCTGCTTTACACAAAGAGCTTAGAGATAAGTCTAACCTTACTGTTTTAGCGGTTGGACTAGAAGACGAAGTAGAAAATTGGGAAAAAGAATCTGCAAAATTGCCTAATTTTCAACATGCAATTTCTCTAGGAAAGTGGGATAGTGAATATGCAGATTTATATGATATTCATGCCACACCAACCTATTACATTCTAGATAGCGAAAAAAGAATTATTGCTAAACCAGAAAATGATAAAGCAGCTGTAGAATTTCTTAATAAAATCTACTAA